A window of the Myxocyprinus asiaticus isolate MX2 ecotype Aquarium Trade chromosome 11, UBuf_Myxa_2, whole genome shotgun sequence genome harbors these coding sequences:
- the LOC127448524 gene encoding uncharacterized protein LOC127448524 — MNMTLALVTLLLIIGGLAVGQTAVDSKETGFAGHDVLLPCPCSDEHNKLLWQKDEIVVNIYPQDEIDKDSIDQSYKDRTWLFQNKEKRNCSLLLLDLSVTDSGVYTCYPLVSVGEGIWTKKLFSVNLTVSDHNKTEHSEQARDQNGTKPDTNVSVGVLILIVMLILAVGLLLTLLIRRRHLKNTNTTSDSPSDPMIVCRQLA; from the exons ATgaacatgaccttggcattggTGACGCTTCTGCTGATCATAG GAGGTCTTGCAGTGGGACAAACAGCTGTGGACTCTAAAGAGACAGGCTTTGCTGGACATGATGTACTTTTACCTTGCCCCTGTTCTGATGAACATAACAAACTGTTGTGGCAGAAGGATGAGATAGTAGTAAACATTTATCCCCAAGACGAAATCGACAAGGACTCCATAGACCAGTCCTACAAGGACAGGACTTGGCTGTTCCAGAATAAGGAGAAAAGGAACTGCTCCCTGCTACTCCTCGACTTGTCTGTCACAGATTCAGGGGTGTACACGTGTTATCCTTTAGTCAGTGTTGGTGAAGGAATCTGGACAAAGAAGTTGTTTAGTGTTAATCTAACAG TGTCTGATCATAACAAAACAGAACACTCTGAACAGGCACGTGACCAGAACGGGACAAAACCTGACACAAATGTCTCTGTTGGTGTTCTCATACTGATAGTAATGCTAATTCTAGCTGTTGGCCTCCTTCTAACCCTGCTGATCAGAAGGAGACATCTGAAAAACACG AACACCACCTCAGATTCACCATCGGATCCTATGATTGTGTGCAGACAACTTGCTTGA